From Nonlabens sp. Ci31, the proteins below share one genomic window:
- a CDS encoding SRPBCC family protein, whose translation MPQLHLTTTINANIEIVFDLARSIDLHLLSLEHTNEKAVAGRMTGLVEKGETVTWRAKHLGVTQELTSLITDVEPHHYFADELVKGAFQHFKHEHFFEQLEDGRTLMKDLFDYTSPLGILGKLVDSLFLEKYMTRLLEQRNSTLKEIAENKRWKELPGMEQHL comes from the coding sequence ATGCCACAACTACATCTTACAACTACCATAAATGCAAATATTGAAATCGTTTTTGATCTTGCTAGAAGCATTGATTTACATTTGCTCTCTCTAGAACACACGAATGAAAAAGCAGTAGCTGGAAGGATGACTGGGCTTGTTGAAAAAGGAGAAACAGTCACCTGGCGTGCCAAACATTTAGGAGTTACTCAAGAACTCACTAGTTTGATTACTGATGTAGAACCACATCATTATTTTGCAGACGAGTTGGTAAAAGGAGCTTTTCAACATTTTAAACACGAACACTTTTTTGAGCAACTAGAAGATGGTCGTACGTTAATGAAAGATCTATTTGACTATACCTCACCTCTAGGCATTTTAGGAAAACTGGTCGATTCCCTTTTTCTTGAAAAATATATGACCCGACTACTGGAACAAAGAAATAGCACTTTGAAAGAGATTGCTGAGAATAAAAGGTGGAAAGAACTTCCTGGAATGGAACAGCATTTGTAA
- the yajC gene encoding preprotein translocase subunit YajC, whose protein sequence is MDTNTILNFAPYLLIIVVFYFLIMRPQSKKRKEEKEFADSLKVGYKVITSSGIHGKVNQINADKGTVLIETGAGKMTFERSAISAELSKKLNETVVAKEN, encoded by the coding sequence ATGGACACTAATACGATATTAAATTTTGCTCCTTACCTGCTTATTATTGTTGTTTTTTATTTTTTAATAATGAGACCACAATCAAAGAAGCGTAAGGAAGAAAAGGAATTTGCAGACTCACTTAAAGTTGGTTACAAAGTAATTACCAGCAGTGGAATTCACGGTAAAGTAAATCAGATTAATGCTGATAAAGGAACTGTGTTAATAGAAACTGGTGCTGGTAAGATGACTTTTGAAAGAAGTGCAATCTCAGCAGAGCTTTCTAAGAAACTGAACGAGACAGTGGTCGCTAAAGAAAATTAA
- a CDS encoding DUF1573 domain-containing protein, translating to MKKLILMVAAVATMALTSCNEKAESATIDQANLTAAAANKEVAGNFPEMTFTETEFDFGTVEEGTVVEHEYKFTNTGSAPLIVVNAKGSCGCTVPTWSKEPIAPGAEGTMLVKFNTNGKPNAQTKTVTIKANTESGTESIRIKGFVTPKARAAAPNA from the coding sequence ATGAAAAAATTAATTTTAATGGTAGCTGCTGTTGCTACAATGGCTCTAACAAGCTGTAATGAAAAAGCAGAATCTGCAACAATTGATCAAGCAAACCTTACTGCCGCTGCTGCAAACAAAGAAGTCGCTGGCAACTTTCCAGAAATGACTTTTACGGAGACTGAATTTGATTTCGGTACTGTAGAGGAAGGTACTGTAGTAGAGCATGAATACAAATTTACCAATACAGGTAGTGCTCCACTTATAGTAGTAAACGCAAAAGGATCTTGTGGATGTACAGTTCCTACATGGTCTAAAGAGCCTATCGCACCAGGCGCTGAAGGTACTATGTTAGTAAAATTCAATACTAACGGAAAGCCTAATGCTCAAACGAAGACTGTAACTATTAAGGCAAATACAGAATCTGGAACGGAATCTATCCGTATCAAAGGTTTTGTGACTCCTAAGGCGAGAGCTGCTGCGCCTAACGCATAA
- the nusB gene encoding transcription antitermination factor NusB: MLTRRQLRIKVMQAVFSFQRQRPEDLKDLEKFINSSMTQSYTLFLYMAQLLVKIHEVAVDKHTKKQQRVSKSVEHNPSRQLIDNKILLKLRESEALKEALKQRNLNPWHLDSKYVENLYHKIQESKTFVVYAMDDEPSVKKDLKFLTYIYEDIIAPSDELMDYLEDINITWTDDYPLINSTIIQFLRKVKPTKDVVLPALFKDESDAKFTMSLFRKTILNIDDLSARIEGKTPNWDTERIAQIDLVLIMMAQAEFLYFSDIPVKVTLNEYLEIAKDYSTPKSATFINGILDNLLKEFEKSDELNKMGRGLM; this comes from the coding sequence ATGCTTACCAGAAGACAGTTACGCATCAAAGTTATGCAAGCAGTTTTTTCTTTTCAACGTCAACGTCCAGAGGATCTTAAAGATCTTGAAAAGTTTATCAACTCCAGTATGACGCAGTCGTACACCTTGTTCCTTTATATGGCGCAATTACTAGTGAAAATTCACGAAGTTGCTGTAGACAAGCATACTAAAAAGCAGCAACGTGTTTCTAAAAGTGTAGAGCACAACCCCTCAAGACAACTTATCGATAATAAAATTCTCTTGAAATTGAGAGAAAGTGAGGCTTTAAAAGAAGCGTTAAAACAACGCAATTTAAATCCATGGCATCTGGACTCTAAATACGTTGAAAATCTATACCATAAAATTCAAGAAAGTAAAACCTTTGTTGTTTATGCGATGGATGACGAGCCGTCGGTAAAAAAGGATTTAAAATTCTTGACATATATCTATGAAGATATTATTGCACCTAGCGATGAATTGATGGATTACCTAGAAGATATCAATATCACTTGGACAGATGACTACCCTTTGATCAACTCTACTATTATTCAGTTTTTACGTAAAGTAAAGCCTACTAAGGATGTGGTGCTGCCAGCATTATTTAAGGATGAGTCAGATGCTAAGTTTACCATGAGCCTTTTTAGAAAAACGATTCTCAATATTGATGATCTTTCTGCCCGCATAGAAGGTAAAACGCCTAATTGGGACACCGAGCGTATCGCTCAAATTGATCTTGTGCTGATCATGATGGCTCAGGCAGAGTTTCTTTATTTTTCAGATATTCCAGTGAAAGTAACGCTTAATGAATACTTAGAAATAGCAAAAGATTACAGCACCCCTAAAAGCGCCACTTTTATCAACGGAATTCTAGATAATCTTTTGAAAGAATTTGAGAAAAGTGATGAATTAAATAAAATGGGAAGAGGGTTGATGTAA
- a CDS encoding Glu/Leu/Phe/Val family dehydrogenase produces the protein MSQKFDSLDKLIRQDPVFGQVSFDDHEQIVFCNDKDTGLKAIIGIHNTVLGPALGGTRMWQYENEWAALNDVLRLSRGMTFKSAITGLNLGGGKAVIIGDAKTQKTPELMRKFGEFVHSLSGRYITAEDVGMTTEDMDTVREVTPYVTGISKDKGGAGNPSPITAYGVFMGMKAAAHFKYGSDVLEDKKIYVEGIGNVGETLVEYLTQEGADVVIADLNQERLEEVRDKYGATIYGGNDLYSERMDIYAPCALGATINDQTIHKLTASIIAGGANNQLADEVKHGALLQKRGIVYAPDFLINAGGIINVYAELEGYDRTEIMRKTENIYTTTIEILNRAQESGVTTHKAALEIAQARIAARKHEHQG, from the coding sequence ATGTCTCAAAAATTTGACTCATTAGATAAATTAATTCGTCAAGATCCTGTCTTCGGTCAGGTTTCATTTGATGACCACGAGCAAATCGTTTTTTGCAACGACAAAGATACAGGATTGAAAGCCATCATCGGTATTCATAACACAGTATTAGGTCCAGCATTAGGTGGTACACGCATGTGGCAATATGAAAATGAATGGGCGGCTCTTAACGATGTGTTGAGGCTTTCTCGAGGCATGACCTTTAAAAGCGCCATTACTGGATTAAATTTAGGTGGAGGAAAGGCAGTCATTATAGGAGATGCAAAAACTCAAAAAACACCAGAATTGATGCGTAAGTTTGGAGAGTTTGTACATTCTTTAAGTGGTCGTTACATCACCGCTGAAGATGTAGGAATGACTACCGAAGATATGGATACCGTGCGTGAAGTAACACCTTATGTTACAGGTATTTCTAAGGATAAAGGTGGTGCAGGAAACCCTTCTCCTATTACTGCTTATGGTGTTTTTATGGGAATGAAAGCCGCCGCTCACTTTAAGTACGGAAGCGATGTTTTAGAAGATAAAAAAATCTATGTAGAAGGAATAGGTAATGTAGGAGAAACACTGGTAGAATATCTGACACAAGAAGGAGCAGATGTCGTTATTGCAGATCTCAACCAAGAAAGACTAGAAGAAGTACGCGATAAATACGGGGCTACTATTTATGGTGGGAATGACTTGTATTCAGAGCGTATGGATATTTATGCTCCATGTGCTTTAGGTGCCACGATAAATGATCAAACTATTCATAAACTTACGGCATCTATCATCGCAGGTGGAGCAAATAATCAGCTGGCAGATGAGGTGAAGCACGGTGCTCTTTTACAAAAAAGAGGTATTGTTTACGCCCCTGACTTTTTAATAAATGCGGGTGGAATCATCAATGTATATGCAGAGTTGGAAGGTTATGACCGTACAGAAATAATGAGAAAGACAGAGAATATTTATACAACAACTATAGAAATTCTCAACCGAGCTCAAGAATCTGGTGTGACAACACACAAAGCCGCTCTAGAAATTGCTCAGGCACGTATTGCTGCTAGAAAACACGAACATCAAGGATAG
- a CDS encoding ABC transporter ATP-binding protein, with product MKELKKLNVLFAKYKWQLIGGIIVTIISRVLSLFLPKYVGKIINLLNDYDKGNITDKEVLQDDLTLYILIIIGTTLLAAILTFVMRQLIIVVSRHLEYDLKNIVYQQYQRLSLGFYKQNRTGDLMNRISEDVSKVRMYMGPAIMYSINILTLFAVVIPAMIDTAPSLAIYTIIPLPILSVAIYVISREINKRSTLVQEYLSDLNTISQESFSGISVIKAYNLTPQMTKQFTKVANDSKDKNIDLARIQALFFPLMVLLIGLSNIMVIYIGGKQVIDGIIDVGTIPEFLIYVNMLTWPVAVLGWVTNMIQQAEASQKRINEFLDIDPAIKNLNELETPIQGTITFKNVNFVYDDTNIHALKDISFEIEAGKTLAILGKTGSGKSTILELISRLYDIGNGSLKIDGKEINSLNLNNLRSAIGYVPQDAFLFSDTIGKNIAFGKKDATQEEVIAAAKNAVVHKNISDFTKGYETILGERGITLSGGQKQRVSIARAIIKEPQILLFDDCLSAVDTETEENILNNLKKVTHNSTTIIVSHRVSSAKNADHIIVLEDGEIIERGNHESLINDKGYYAELFANQMLEEEEEND from the coding sequence ATGAAAGAACTTAAAAAACTCAATGTACTCTTTGCTAAATACAAATGGCAACTTATAGGCGGAATTATTGTGACCATTATTTCTCGCGTGCTTTCTCTTTTTTTACCGAAGTATGTAGGTAAGATTATTAATCTATTGAATGATTATGATAAAGGCAATATAACTGATAAAGAAGTGCTACAAGATGATCTGACCTTGTACATCCTTATCATTATAGGAACGACCTTACTTGCTGCCATTCTTACTTTTGTCATGCGTCAGTTGATCATCGTAGTTTCTCGACACCTAGAATACGACCTGAAAAACATCGTCTATCAGCAATATCAGAGACTTTCTTTAGGTTTTTATAAACAGAATCGCACGGGAGATTTGATGAATCGCATCAGTGAAGATGTCTCTAAAGTGCGCATGTACATGGGCCCAGCGATTATGTATAGCATCAATATATTAACGCTATTTGCTGTTGTTATCCCTGCGATGATCGACACGGCTCCTTCTTTAGCTATTTATACGATTATCCCTTTACCAATACTTTCTGTGGCGATATACGTTATTAGTCGAGAGATCAATAAGCGTTCTACCTTAGTACAAGAGTATCTTTCTGATTTAAATACGATATCTCAAGAATCATTTAGCGGTATTTCTGTCATCAAAGCCTACAATCTCACTCCACAAATGACAAAGCAGTTTACGAAAGTGGCTAATGACAGTAAGGATAAAAACATAGATCTTGCTCGCATACAAGCTTTATTCTTTCCATTAATGGTGCTTCTTATAGGGTTGAGCAATATCATGGTGATCTATATAGGAGGAAAACAAGTGATCGATGGCATCATTGACGTAGGAACCATTCCAGAATTCTTAATCTATGTCAACATGCTTACCTGGCCAGTTGCTGTTTTAGGTTGGGTGACCAATATGATACAACAAGCAGAGGCTTCTCAAAAAAGAATCAACGAATTCTTAGATATAGATCCCGCAATAAAAAACCTTAATGAATTAGAAACTCCAATTCAAGGAACAATCACTTTTAAAAATGTGAACTTCGTTTATGACGATACGAACATACACGCTTTAAAAGATATATCTTTTGAGATAGAAGCTGGGAAAACACTAGCTATTCTTGGTAAAACAGGAAGTGGAAAATCAACTATTTTAGAACTTATAAGTAGACTTTATGATATAGGAAATGGTTCCTTAAAAATAGATGGTAAGGAGATCAATAGTTTAAACTTAAACAACTTAAGGTCTGCTATAGGTTATGTGCCCCAAGATGCTTTCTTATTTTCTGATACCATAGGAAAAAATATCGCTTTCGGTAAAAAAGACGCCACTCAAGAAGAAGTAATAGCTGCTGCAAAGAATGCTGTCGTCCATAAAAACATTTCCGATTTCACTAAAGGCTATGAAACCATTTTAGGAGAAAGAGGTATTACTTTAAGTGGTGGTCAGAAACAGCGGGTCTCGATCGCAAGAGCCATTATCAAAGAACCTCAAATTTTATTGTTTGACGATTGTTTAAGCGCAGTAGACACAGAAACAGAAGAAAATATTCTGAATAATCTTAAAAAGGTCACTCATAACAGCACTACTATTATAGTGAGTCACCGAGTAAGTAGTGCCAAAAACGCAGATCACATTATCGTACTCGAAGATGGCGAAATTATTGAAAGAGGAAATCACGAATCTCTTATAAACGACAAAGGTTATTATGCAGAGCTTTTTGCAAATCAAATGTTAGAGGAAGAAGAAGAAAACGATTAA
- a CDS encoding Uma2 family endonuclease: MSEYIYDIKELDLSKRYSYADYLLWRFKERVELFKGKVFEMSPEPSTSHQRTSMKIYDLLKAFYQNHDCELFVAPFDVELFSKNDTKSSVVQSDLCVICDPNKIDERGCHGAPDLVVEILSKGNSRKEIQHKYDLYEEAGVREYWIVDYMRRTVLIQVLNKKGVFQSQRLLAEGDRVTSFIFPEFSCPVEDIFKGVTDSLNELGTEYAISHSTNRL, encoded by the coding sequence ATGTCAGAATATATCTATGATATAAAAGAACTCGATTTAAGCAAGAGGTACAGTTATGCTGATTATCTTTTGTGGCGTTTTAAGGAACGTGTAGAGCTATTTAAAGGAAAGGTATTTGAAATGAGCCCAGAGCCCAGCACCTCTCATCAAAGAACCTCTATGAAAATATACGATTTACTAAAGGCTTTTTATCAAAATCACGATTGTGAACTTTTTGTTGCTCCTTTTGACGTAGAACTATTTTCAAAAAACGATACTAAATCTAGTGTTGTTCAGTCAGACCTTTGTGTGATTTGCGATCCTAATAAAATTGACGAGCGCGGTTGTCATGGTGCTCCAGATCTGGTAGTAGAAATTTTATCTAAAGGAAATTCTCGCAAAGAGATTCAGCATAAATACGACCTTTATGAAGAAGCAGGTGTGCGAGAATACTGGATCGTAGATTATATGCGTCGTACTGTTTTGATTCAAGTTCTCAATAAAAAGGGTGTTTTCCAGTCCCAACGACTTCTTGCAGAAGGTGATCGAGTCACTTCTTTCATTTTTCCAGAGTTTAGTTGCCCTGTAGAAGACATTTTTAAAGGTGTCACTGACAGTTTAAACGAGCTAGGTACAGAATACGCAATTAGCCACTCGACCAACAGACTATAA
- a CDS encoding PUR family DNA/RNA-binding protein: protein MSDRDYQEQEEIFSKVVRAGRRTYFFDVRATKADDYYLTITESKKFTNDDGSFYFKKHKIYLYKEDFQEFGDTLKEITDFIIDKKGDEVISDRHQADFKKEEAKPAQDNAAEPNHPASFTNINFEDI from the coding sequence ATGAGCGATAGAGATTACCAAGAACAAGAAGAGATTTTTTCAAAAGTGGTGCGAGCAGGAAGGCGTACTTATTTTTTTGATGTAAGAGCCACAAAAGCAGACGATTATTACCTAACCATTACAGAAAGTAAAAAATTTACTAATGACGACGGTAGTTTCTATTTCAAGAAACATAAAATTTACTTGTACAAAGAAGATTTTCAAGAATTCGGTGATACCTTAAAGGAAATCACAGACTTTATTATAGATAAAAAAGGAGATGAGGTTATTTCTGACCGTCATCAAGCAGACTTTAAAAAGGAAGAAGCTAAGCCAGCGCAAGATAACGCTGCAGAGCCTAACCATCCAGCAAGTTTTACGAACATCAATTTTGAAGATATCTAG